From the Streptomyces nigrescens genome, one window contains:
- a CDS encoding carotenoid oxygenase family protein, which produces MTGNRYLSGAFAPVTEEITAYDLPVTGRLPAHLNGRYLRNGPNPLGIEDAATHLWTLGAGMVHGVRIRDGRAEWYRNRWVRSTAVADRLGEPRRGTPVDELMDISPNVQVVGLAGRTFALIEGGIRPYELTYDLDTIGPCALGATPQGYSANAHSLFDPRTRELHSLAFRYGSDQVQHIVMDESGVVLRATAIEVPGNPYMHDFALTDRHVLLFDSPVVFSAAHLPTGIPFVWDGNRPARVGVMPRAGGAVRWFEVAPSLVGHTLNAYEDGSEVVIDVVRHPEGFDIRDVGTSRPTLDRWTVDLTAGKLREDRLDDRVQEFPRLNPRYSGRPYRYGYTAAVELYAPPAGPGDTRPDEGFSNALLKHDLLRGTSEAHEFGRYGAVSEGVFVPAGSPTAEDDGYVMAYVFDPERGATDLVLLSALDFTGEPIARIHLPVRVPLGLHGSWVPGDEREVPRYALAG; this is translated from the coding sequence ATGACCGGCAACCGCTATCTCTCGGGGGCGTTCGCTCCGGTCACCGAGGAGATCACCGCCTACGACCTGCCCGTCACCGGCCGGTTACCCGCCCATCTCAATGGCCGCTACCTGCGCAACGGGCCCAACCCACTGGGCATCGAGGACGCCGCCACCCATCTCTGGACCCTCGGTGCGGGCATGGTCCACGGCGTCCGGATCCGCGACGGCCGCGCCGAGTGGTACCGCAACCGCTGGGTCCGCTCCACCGCGGTCGCCGACCGGCTCGGTGAACCACGGCGCGGGACGCCCGTCGACGAGTTGATGGACATCTCCCCCAACGTGCAGGTCGTCGGTCTCGCGGGCCGTACCTTCGCACTCATCGAGGGCGGGATACGCCCGTACGAACTCACCTACGACCTGGACACGATCGGCCCCTGCGCGCTCGGGGCGACACCGCAGGGCTACAGCGCCAACGCCCACTCCCTCTTCGACCCTCGCACCCGTGAGCTGCATTCGCTGGCCTTCCGCTACGGCTCCGACCAGGTCCAGCACATCGTGATGGACGAGTCCGGCGTGGTCCTGCGGGCCACGGCCATCGAGGTGCCGGGCAACCCCTATATGCACGACTTCGCCCTGACCGACCGCCATGTGCTCCTCTTCGACTCGCCCGTGGTGTTCAGCGCCGCTCATCTGCCCACCGGGATCCCGTTCGTCTGGGACGGCAACCGCCCGGCGCGGGTGGGCGTGATGCCGCGGGCCGGGGGTGCGGTGCGCTGGTTCGAGGTCGCGCCGAGCCTGGTGGGGCACACACTCAACGCCTACGAAGACGGCAGTGAAGTCGTCATCGACGTCGTCCGGCACCCGGAGGGCTTCGACATCAGGGATGTCGGCACCAGCCGCCCCACACTGGACCGCTGGACGGTCGATCTGACGGCCGGAAAGCTGCGCGAGGACCGGCTCGACGACCGTGTCCAGGAGTTCCCACGTCTCAACCCCCGCTACAGCGGGCGTCCTTACCGGTACGGGTACACCGCCGCGGTCGAGCTCTACGCGCCACCCGCCGGGCCCGGCGACACCCGGCCGGACGAGGGGTTCAGTAACGCGCTGCTCAAACACGATCTGCTGCGCGGCACCTCCGAGGCGCACGAGTTCGGGCGGTACGGGGCCGTCAGTGAGGGCGTGTTCGTCCCCGCCGGGTCGCCCACCGCCGAGGACGACGGATATGTGATGGCGTACGTCTTCGATCCGGAGCGCGGCGCCACCGATCTGGTGCTGTTGTCGGCCCTGGACTTCACCGGTGAGCCGATCGCCCGTATTCATCTGCCCGTACGTGTCCCGCTCGGTCTGCACGGCAGTTGGGTGCCCGGGGACGAGCGGGAGGTGCCTCGCTACGCCCTGGCCGGGTGA
- a CDS encoding 2-hydroxyacid dehydrogenase codes for MTTAPQSAPTPEPHPVKNLLAVVSPHVGGRTAGAALAGLFPGQARVTVVESADEDPAALRDAHLLITGLSPVTADHLAAAPHLELVQCASHGFDYVDLEAARERGIPVCNIGSSGAEKQNVAEQTFALMLALAKQLVPAHTALVEADWALPRLQQSLTELSGKTLGIIGLGHIGEEVARRAVAFDMTVVYTGPKPAGPETEARLGGARHLSLDDLLRTADYVTLHAPLNDRTRHLLDAERLALLKPTAFVINTARGALIDQDALADALEAGALAGAGLDVFDPEPPTAALRLLKAPNVVLSPHVAGVTRETLVRIALAAVQNVIGHLEGKPLRDVVS; via the coding sequence ATGACCACCGCGCCGCAGTCGGCCCCCACCCCGGAGCCGCACCCCGTGAAGAACCTGCTCGCCGTCGTCTCCCCGCATGTCGGCGGCCGTACCGCCGGCGCCGCGCTGGCCGGTCTCTTCCCCGGCCAGGCCCGGGTCACCGTCGTCGAGTCGGCCGACGAGGACCCGGCGGCGCTGCGCGACGCCCACCTCCTGATCACCGGTCTGAGCCCGGTCACCGCGGACCATCTCGCCGCCGCACCGCATCTGGAGCTCGTCCAGTGCGCCAGCCACGGCTTCGACTACGTCGACCTGGAGGCGGCCCGCGAGCGGGGTATCCCGGTCTGCAACATCGGCTCCAGCGGTGCGGAGAAGCAGAACGTGGCGGAGCAGACCTTCGCCCTCATGCTCGCCCTCGCCAAGCAGCTGGTCCCGGCCCACACGGCCCTCGTCGAGGCCGACTGGGCGCTGCCGCGCCTCCAGCAGTCGCTGACCGAACTGTCCGGCAAGACCCTCGGCATCATCGGCCTCGGCCATATCGGCGAGGAAGTGGCGCGCCGCGCCGTCGCGTTCGACATGACCGTCGTCTATACGGGGCCGAAGCCCGCCGGACCGGAGACCGAGGCCCGCCTCGGCGGCGCCCGCCACCTGAGCCTCGACGACCTGCTCCGCACCGCCGACTACGTCACCCTGCACGCCCCGCTCAACGACCGGACCCGCCACCTCCTCGACGCGGAGCGGCTCGCCCTCCTCAAGCCCACCGCGTTCGTCATCAACACCGCACGCGGCGCCCTCATCGACCAGGACGCCCTCGCGGACGCCCTGGAGGCGGGGGCCCTCGCCGGCGCCGGCCTCGACGTCTTCGACCCCGAACCGCCCACGGCCGCGCTGCGCCTGCTCAAGGCCCCGAACGTGGTTCTCTCCCCGCACGTCGCGGGCGTCACCCGCGAGACCCTGGTCCGCATCGCCCTGGCGGCCGTGCAGAACGTCATCGGCCATCTGGAGGGCAAGCCGCTGCGGGACGTCGTGTCGTAA
- a CDS encoding SDR family oxidoreductase, with translation MSSPSSKVVLITGTSSGIGLAAAVAAARAGWRVVATLRDTGRSGALRKAAEEAGVELDVRQLDVTDESSVAAAVDGVIADHGRLDAVINNAGAGHLGTLENESVADVRAVMEVNFFGVLHVSKAALPHLRATGGRLITVTSVGGIIGQPFNEAYCAAKFAVEGYMESLAPVAAGLGVSVSVVEPGAVATEFVNNIGVDLAAEVAAAGPYADALQAYLDRTVAQFLGSAQTPAEAAGAVLEALTADRPAFRLQTSDWAREFTGTKLTDLDGSAVLGLTGGWVG, from the coding sequence ATGTCTTCCCCCTCGTCCAAGGTTGTTCTGATCACCGGTACGTCCTCCGGCATCGGCCTGGCCGCCGCGGTCGCCGCGGCGCGGGCCGGCTGGCGGGTGGTGGCGACGCTGCGCGACACCGGCCGCTCCGGTGCGCTGCGCAAGGCGGCAGAGGAAGCGGGGGTGGAGCTCGATGTCCGGCAGCTGGACGTCACCGACGAGAGCTCCGTCGCCGCCGCGGTCGACGGGGTGATCGCCGATCACGGCCGCCTCGACGCCGTGATCAACAACGCCGGTGCCGGACACCTCGGCACCCTGGAGAACGAGAGCGTCGCCGATGTGCGCGCGGTGATGGAGGTGAACTTCTTCGGCGTCCTCCATGTCTCGAAGGCGGCACTGCCGCATCTGCGGGCCACGGGTGGCCGTCTGATCACCGTCACCAGCGTCGGCGGGATCATCGGTCAGCCCTTCAACGAGGCGTACTGCGCGGCCAAGTTCGCCGTCGAGGGATACATGGAGAGCCTGGCGCCGGTGGCGGCCGGACTCGGTGTGTCCGTGTCCGTGGTCGAGCCCGGCGCCGTCGCCACCGAGTTCGTCAACAACATCGGGGTCGATCTGGCGGCCGAGGTGGCCGCCGCGGGGCCGTACGCGGACGCGCTGCAGGCGTACCTGGACCGCACCGTCGCACAGTTCCTCGGCAGTGCACAGACTCCCGCCGAGGCCGCCGGGGCCGTGCTGGAGGCGCTCACCGCGGACCGGCCCGCGTTCCGCCTCCAGACGTCGGACTGGGCACGCGAGTTCACCGGCACCAAGCTCACCGACCTCGACGGCTCGGCGGTGCTCGGCCTCACGGGTGGCTGGGTCGGCTGA
- a CDS encoding lactate 2-monooxygenase — translation MAKHWADFQYEIYLHGMTGAVPRLPTDLTRLERLAEQRLGPGPVGYVAGSAGTGSTADANRAALDRRRIVPRMLRDVHERDLSVEVCGRALPAPLALAPVGVLSIMHPDAESAAARAAAAQGLPYILSSASSTPMEQVAEAMGDGERWFQLYWAKDREVTRSFLHRAKAAGYTALFVTLDTPLLAWRPRDLDQAYLPFLHGVGTANYFSDPAFRAGLAKPVHEDPNAAVRHFVGMFADPAKTWPDLAFLRENWDGPIVLKGILHPDDALRAAEAGVDGVVVSNHGGRQVAGSVAAADALPRVAEAAAGRLTVLFDSGIRTGDDIFKALALGAKSVLVGRPYAYGLGLDGQAGVEHVLRCLLAEFDLTLALSGHSRPTTPTADDLIEVSV, via the coding sequence ATGGCGAAGCACTGGGCGGACTTCCAGTACGAGATCTATCTCCACGGCATGACGGGCGCCGTACCGCGGCTGCCGACGGATCTGACCCGGCTGGAGCGGCTCGCCGAGCAGCGTCTCGGCCCCGGCCCGGTCGGCTATGTGGCGGGCAGCGCGGGCACCGGCAGCACCGCCGACGCCAACCGGGCCGCACTGGACCGCCGCCGGATCGTCCCGCGGATGCTCCGCGATGTGCACGAACGCGATCTGTCCGTGGAGGTGTGCGGCCGTGCGCTGCCCGCGCCGCTCGCGCTGGCGCCGGTCGGCGTGCTGTCGATCATGCACCCGGACGCGGAGTCCGCCGCCGCGCGGGCCGCCGCGGCGCAGGGCCTGCCGTACATCTTGTCCTCCGCTTCCAGCACGCCCATGGAGCAGGTCGCCGAGGCGATGGGTGACGGGGAGCGGTGGTTCCAGCTGTACTGGGCGAAGGACCGCGAGGTCACCAGGAGTTTTCTGCACCGGGCGAAGGCGGCGGGCTACACCGCACTGTTCGTCACGCTCGACACCCCGCTCCTCGCCTGGCGGCCGCGCGATCTCGACCAGGCCTATCTGCCGTTCCTGCACGGTGTGGGCACCGCCAACTACTTCAGCGACCCCGCGTTCCGGGCAGGGCTCGCCAAACCGGTCCACGAGGACCCGAACGCGGCGGTCCGGCACTTCGTGGGGATGTTCGCCGACCCCGCCAAAACCTGGCCGGACCTGGCGTTCCTGCGGGAGAACTGGGACGGCCCGATCGTGCTCAAGGGCATTCTGCACCCGGATGACGCGCTGCGGGCCGCCGAGGCCGGTGTGGACGGTGTGGTCGTCTCCAACCACGGCGGCCGCCAGGTGGCGGGCTCCGTGGCCGCCGCCGATGCGCTGCCCCGGGTCGCCGAGGCGGCCGCCGGCCGGCTCACCGTCCTCTTCGACAGCGGTATCCGCACCGGCGACGACATCTTCAAGGCGCTCGCCCTGGGCGCGAAGTCGGTGCTGGTGGGGCGGCCCTACGCCTACGGGCTCGGCCTCGACGGCCAGGCGGGTGTCGAGCATGTGCTGCGCTGTCTGCTCGCCGAGTTCGACCTCACCCTCGCGCTGTCCGGGCACTCCCGCCCCACCACTCCGACCGCCGACGACCTCATCGAGGTATCCGTATGA
- a CDS encoding MarR family winged helix-turn-helix transcriptional regulator codes for MAKRKLTQAEMPVADHAFYGLVWAGTVLTERVDRALSKAHDLPVSWFEVMLWLASSPEPVPASVLGNSTMLSRSQVSRVVDALQSRGLVTRTPSARDARSVEVSLTPEGHQLFEEADATRRACLAPVFTDLLDQEDLEALSAVWRKLKANKDG; via the coding sequence ATGGCGAAAAGGAAGCTCACCCAGGCCGAGATGCCCGTGGCCGATCACGCCTTCTACGGGCTGGTCTGGGCCGGAACCGTCCTCACCGAGCGTGTGGACCGCGCCCTGAGCAAGGCCCACGACCTGCCGGTCTCCTGGTTCGAGGTCATGCTCTGGCTCGCCTCCAGCCCGGAACCGGTCCCGGCCTCGGTGCTCGGCAACAGCACCATGCTCAGCCGCAGCCAGGTCTCCCGTGTCGTGGACGCCCTCCAGAGCCGCGGACTGGTCACCCGCACCCCCTCCGCCCGCGACGCCCGCTCCGTCGAGGTGTCCCTCACACCGGAGGGCCACCAGCTCTTCGAAGAGGCCGACGCCACCCGACGCGCCTGCCTGGCCCCGGTGTTCACCGACCTCCTCGACCAGGAGGACCTCGAAGCGCTGAGCGCGGTGTGGCGGAAACTCAAGGCCAACAAGGACGGCTGA
- a CDS encoding PucR family transcriptional regulator: protein MIEERERVRQQLIADPRAVATIVAAVREQVPAYAALDDSRLHEVRAIAAWALDRLLHLWVTDGALTPADLRRFRGIAAARAADGRPMPAVLRAYRVAATVLTDEIAAATPPLGAPDAFALTRMALATLDTLAEEMATAYTATSEDLAGDRDRALRLLLDDLITGRHASIGALTDRAARLGVQLPDPYCLLVAEPTEVGGPAVTQEAAFGLLAALNGPGGASTFPATVRGSRLVLLLPAAAGGRASEVLHERGLRGCAISGESLDRIAVAYRLAADALETAPAHAHHPARVLTDGDAQVLALLGGRPAATPEHLSRLILGPLVQPGRHHLMEALTTYLDTGSANAAARRLGLHPQSLRYRLRRISDLTQRDPRDPWQRLTLDIARTIAH, encoded by the coding sequence GTGATAGAGGAACGGGAGCGCGTCCGGCAGCAGCTGATCGCTGACCCACGGGCCGTCGCGACGATCGTCGCCGCCGTGCGCGAGCAGGTACCGGCCTACGCCGCGCTCGACGACAGCCGGCTGCACGAGGTACGTGCCATCGCCGCCTGGGCACTGGACCGGCTGCTCCATCTCTGGGTCACCGACGGCGCACTCACCCCGGCCGATCTCCGGCGGTTCCGCGGGATCGCGGCGGCGCGGGCCGCGGACGGCCGCCCGATGCCGGCGGTCCTGCGGGCCTACCGGGTCGCGGCGACGGTCCTGACGGACGAGATCGCGGCCGCCACGCCCCCGCTGGGCGCACCGGACGCCTTCGCCCTCACACGCATGGCGCTGGCCACCCTCGACACGCTCGCCGAGGAGATGGCCACGGCGTACACCGCCACCAGCGAGGACCTCGCCGGGGACCGTGACCGGGCACTGCGGCTGCTCCTCGACGACCTGATCACCGGCCGGCACGCCTCCATCGGGGCACTGACCGACCGGGCCGCACGGCTGGGAGTCCAACTCCCCGACCCTTACTGCCTGTTGGTGGCGGAGCCCACGGAGGTGGGCGGCCCCGCCGTGACCCAGGAAGCCGCCTTCGGGCTCCTCGCCGCGCTCAACGGTCCCGGCGGTGCGAGCACCTTCCCGGCGACGGTCCGCGGCTCGCGCCTCGTCCTGCTGCTGCCCGCCGCGGCCGGCGGGCGGGCGTCGGAGGTCCTGCACGAGCGGGGCCTGCGCGGCTGTGCGATCTCGGGGGAGAGCCTGGACCGGATCGCCGTCGCCTACCGTCTCGCGGCCGACGCCCTGGAAACGGCGCCCGCACACGCCCACCATCCCGCGCGGGTGCTGACGGACGGGGACGCCCAGGTACTGGCGCTGCTCGGCGGCCGCCCCGCCGCCACTCCCGAACACCTCAGCCGTCTGATCCTCGGCCCCCTCGTCCAGCCCGGCCGCCACCACCTCATGGAGGCGCTCACCACCTACCTCGACACGGGCTCCGCGAACGCCGCCGCCCGCAGGCTCGGCCTCCACCCCCAGTCGCTGCGCTACCGTCTGCGCCGCATCAGCGACCTCACCCAGCGCGACCCACGCGACCCCTGGCAGCGCCTCACCCTGGACATCGCCCGGACCATCGCCCACTGA
- a CDS encoding TetR/AcrR family transcriptional regulator yields the protein MSTLYQDAQRAGQEAVRTAILDRAISLLVAEGPAALTMRRIATEVGSSTKVLYTMFGGKEGLADALYREGFARLRRAQERVPAAADPLTRLSNLGTAYREHALAEPAYYRVMFEQAVPGFRPSAEALAVAETAFEASTAAVTACIGSGAFRPGDAQEIAKILWAASHGAVSLEIAGHFPPDTAAHRYETLMKAVAQAFSARPATATADSASPTEEGQTS from the coding sequence ATGAGCACGCTCTATCAGGATGCCCAGCGCGCCGGCCAGGAAGCCGTGCGCACCGCGATCCTCGACCGCGCCATCAGCCTGCTGGTCGCGGAGGGTCCCGCCGCGCTGACGATGCGACGGATCGCCACCGAGGTCGGCTCGTCGACCAAGGTTCTCTACACCATGTTCGGAGGCAAGGAAGGGCTCGCCGACGCCCTGTACCGGGAAGGGTTCGCCCGGCTGCGCCGGGCGCAGGAGCGCGTTCCTGCCGCGGCCGACCCGTTGACACGACTGAGCAACCTCGGGACGGCTTACCGGGAGCACGCCCTGGCCGAACCCGCCTACTACCGCGTGATGTTCGAGCAGGCCGTCCCCGGCTTCCGGCCGAGTGCCGAGGCACTGGCCGTCGCCGAGACCGCATTTGAGGCCTCGACCGCTGCCGTGACCGCCTGCATCGGCTCCGGGGCCTTCCGGCCGGGCGACGCCCAGGAGATCGCGAAGATCCTCTGGGCCGCGTCACACGGGGCGGTGAGCCTGGAGATCGCCGGACACTTTCCCCCGGACACCGCCGCGCACCGCTACGAAACGCTGATGAAGGCGGTGGCGCAGGCCTTCAGCGCCCGGCCCGCCACCGCCACCGCCGACTCCGCCTCCCCCACCGAAGAGGGCCAGACTTCATGA